From the Priestia aryabhattai genome, one window contains:
- the deoC gene encoding deoxyribose-phosphate aldolase: protein MSQNITGIIDHTLLKADATEEQITVLAQEAKEYSFASVCVNPTWVKKAAELLSDAPEVKVCTVIGFPLGATTSAVKAFETTNAIENGADEVDMVINIGALKDKNYDLVQSDIQAVVDAAKGKALVKVIIETALLTDEEKAKVSELAVKAGADFVKTSTGFSTGGATVEDVALMRKTVGPDVGVKASGGVRGLEDAKAMIEAGATRIGASSGVSIAKGQLSNSDY, encoded by the coding sequence ATGAGTCAAAACATTACGGGAATTATTGATCATACATTATTAAAAGCAGATGCAACAGAAGAGCAAATTACGGTTTTAGCACAAGAAGCAAAAGAATATTCATTCGCTTCCGTTTGTGTAAATCCAACGTGGGTAAAAAAAGCAGCTGAGTTATTAAGCGATGCTCCAGAAGTAAAAGTGTGTACGGTAATTGGCTTCCCTCTTGGAGCTACTACTTCAGCAGTGAAAGCATTTGAAACAACAAATGCAATTGAAAACGGTGCAGATGAAGTAGATATGGTTATCAACATCGGCGCGTTAAAAGATAAGAACTATGACCTAGTGCAAAGCGATATTCAAGCAGTGGTAGATGCTGCAAAAGGCAAAGCGCTAGTAAAAGTAATTATTGAAACAGCTCTTTTAACAGACGAAGAAAAAGCAAAAGTTTCTGAGCTTGCTGTAAAAGCTGGAGCTGATTTTGTCAAAACGTCAACGGGCTTCTCAACAGGAGGCGCAACGGTAGAAGACGTAGCGCTTATGAGAAAAACGGTTGGACCAGATGTAGGTGTGAAAGCTTCTGGAGGAGTTCGAGGCTTAGAAGATGCAAAAGCAATGATTGAAGCTGGTGCAACACGTATTGGTGCAAGCTCTGGCGTATCAATTGCAAAAGGTCAATTAAGCAACTCTGATTATTAA
- a CDS encoding cytidine deaminase, with product MEPKQLIDEAIAASKQAHVPYSHFHVGAALLTTDGKVYRGCNIENASYGLTNCAERTAIFKAVSEGDKQFSAIAVVGDTDGPISPCGACRQVLAEFCDDNTQIILANLKGDFVITNINEILPGYFSSKDLQK from the coding sequence GTGGAGCCAAAACAATTAATAGATGAAGCAATCGCAGCAAGCAAACAAGCACATGTACCGTATTCTCATTTCCATGTTGGTGCAGCTCTTTTAACAACCGATGGAAAGGTTTATCGTGGATGCAATATTGAAAACGCTTCCTATGGATTGACGAACTGCGCTGAGCGAACGGCTATTTTTAAGGCTGTTTCAGAAGGGGACAAGCAGTTTTCAGCTATCGCAGTTGTAGGTGATACGGACGGACCAATCTCTCCTTGCGGTGCATGCAGACAAGTATTAGCTGAGTTCTGTGATGATAACACACAAATTATCTTAGCAAACCTAAAAGGAGATTTTGTGATTACAAATATCAATGAAATCTTACCAGGCTATTTTTCATCAAAAGACTTACAAAAATAA